A window of the Zeugodacus cucurbitae isolate PBARC_wt_2022May chromosome 4, idZeuCucr1.2, whole genome shotgun sequence genome harbors these coding sequences:
- the LOC105211549 gene encoding tumor susceptibility gene 101 protein, with translation MMPAAEEAQISKLLSRYKNVSATKKDVIDVITTYRSLSYSLKKFVFNDGSTKELFNLAGTIPVVYKNNTYYIPICIWLIDTHPQNAPMCFVQPTPTMQIKVSMYVDHNGKIYLPYLHDWQPHTSDLLSLIQVMILTFGDQPPVFSKPKGQPSYPQPGFPAPGGVGYPPYPTSGAGVAGVFPPYPPANNFGPYPPYPTGGNSSVANASTSAGGYPPYMNFPQGPGYNSGYNSSTTSSTGTITEEHIKASLISAVEDKLRRRLQEKVNQYQAEIETLNRTKQELVEGSSKIDNVIARLVREEVELQKNVNILRDKEQELVKSLDALDKSEGIDPDEAVTTTAPLYKQLLNAYAEEAALEDAIYYLGEALRSGVIDLETFLKHVRQLSRKQFMLRAIMQKCRQKAGLAG, from the exons atgatgCCCGCTGCAGAGGAGGCGCAGATTTCCAAGTTATTGTCCAGG tataaaaaTGTTAGTGCCACAAAAAAAGATGTTATTGACGTAATTACCACGTATCGCTCCTTGtcatatagtttaaaaaaattcg TATTCAACGATGGAAGTACCAAAGAGCTCTTCAATTTGGCTGGAACCATACCCGTTGTATATAAAA ataACACTTACTACATTCCGATATGCATTTGGTTAATTGACACACATCCTCAAAATGCACCAATGTGCTTTGTACAACCTACCCCAACGATGCAAATTAAAGTGTCGATGTACGTGGACCATAACGGAAAGATTTATTTGCCATATCTACATGATTGGCAACCG cATACATCGGATTTGCTGTCTCTAATACAAGTAATGATTCTGACGTTTGGTGATCAACCGCCAGTCTTTTCAAAACCTAAAGGACAGCCGTCATATCCCCAACCAG GGTTTCCTGCTCCTGGAGGTGTTGGATATCCACCTTATCCTACATCAGGAGCTGGTGTCGCCGGAGTTTTTCCACCATATCCGCCAGCAAATAATTTTGGACCATACCCGCCATACCCTACTGGGGGCAATTCATCAGTGGCTAATGCCAGTACAAGTGCAGGAGGTTATCCACCTTATATGAACTTTCCACAAGGTCCTGGTTACAATTCTGGATAT AATTCTTCAACAACAAGTTCCACGGGCACTATAACCGAGGAGCATATTAAAGCATCCCTTATTAGCGCGGTGGAAGACAAACTTCGACGTCGGCTACAAGAAAAAGTTAATCAATATCAAGCTGAAATTGAAACACTGAATCGTACCAAGCAGGAATTGGTAGAGGGAAGCTCCAAAATTGATAATGTTATTGCACGCCTTGTTAGAGAGgaa gtgGAACTTCAGAAAAATGTGAACATTTTGCGTGATAAGGAACAAGAGCTTGTAAAAAGTCTAGACGCATTAGATAAGTCTGAAGGTATAGACCCAGACGAAGCTGTTACCACAACAGCGCCCCTTTACAAACA GCTACTTAATGCATATGCTGAAGAAGCGGCTCTCGAGGATGCAATTTACTATTTGGGTGAAGCCTTACGAAGTGGTGTTATTGACTTGGAAACTTTTTTGAAGCATGTACGCCAGTTATCTCGTAAGCAATTCATGCTTCGAGCCATTATGCAGAAGTGTAGACAAAAGGCTGGATTGGCCGGATAA
- the LOC114803921 gene encoding transmembrane protein 258 codes for MESMQRYVSPVNPAVFPHLATVLLTIGTFFTAWFFVFVVSRPKHSKERTLFKELSISLCASIFLGFGVVFLMLSVGIYI; via the coding sequence ATGGAAAGTATGCAACGATACGTATCTCCGGTGAACCCAGCTGTATTCCCACACCTAGCTACGGTTTTGCTAACAATAGGAACCTTCTTCACTGCCTGGTTTTTCGTATTTGTGGTATCTCGACCAAAGCATTCAAAAGAACGTACTCTATTTAAGGAACTTTCAATCAGTCTCTGTGCGTCAATTTTCCTTGGTTTTGGAGTTGTTTTTCTAATGCTTTCAgtgggtatatatatataa